A genomic stretch from Bacteroidota bacterium includes:
- a CDS encoding helix-turn-helix transcriptional regulator produces the protein MKNLNKLASNDSTWKEEAERRKENRGWQEKSQRIAVKILSTIREKGIKQKQLAVMIGVSPQQINKIVKGNENLTLTTITKLENALNLQLIFNENNTYSFINEYSFKKIQFILDIKKITQQKYNYTQESEVYLENMLSEKVVNYGRKHKNISIEFKLRKISTEQFIVFPDAFNKSNSKIEMNIGLKFGLDNENKILISFVKVLFEQKNKPFIVIEVANYFDIEEKTWANLNKTENNLIIPKAFASNLVMFTIGTLRGVLHCKTENSDFKNFIFPEINVAELIKNDVELN, from the coding sequence ATGAAAAATTTAAACAAATTAGCTTCAAATGATTCAACATGGAAAGAAGAGGCTGAAAGAAGAAAGGAAAATAGAGGATGGCAAGAAAAATCTCAAAGAATTGCTGTAAAAATTCTTAGTACAATTAGAGAAAAAGGAATTAAACAAAAGCAATTAGCAGTGATGATTGGTGTTTCGCCACAGCAAATAAATAAAATAGTTAAAGGTAATGAGAACCTAACATTAACAACTATTACCAAGCTCGAAAATGCATTAAATCTACAGTTGATTTTTAATGAAAATAATACTTATTCTTTTATTAACGAATATTCTTTTAAAAAGATACAATTTATATTAGATATTAAAAAGATAACTCAACAAAAATATAATTATACTCAAGAAAGTGAAGTTTATTTAGAAAATATGCTGAGTGAAAAAGTTGTAAATTATGGAAGAAAACATAAAAATATATCAATTGAGTTTAAGTTAAGAAAAATTTCAACTGAACAGTTTATTGTTTTTCCTGATGCATTTAACAAGAGCAATTCTAAAATTGAAATGAACATAGGATTAAAATTTGGCTTGGATAATGAAAACAAGATATTAATATCATTTGTAAAAGTGTTATTTGAACAAAAGAATAAACCATTTATTGTTATTGAAGTAGCAAATTATTTTGATATTGAAGAAAAAACTTGGGCTAATTTAAATAAAACAGAAAATAATTTGATTATTCCAAAAGCATTTGCATCTAATTTAGTAATGTTTACAATTGGTACATTAAGAGGAGTATTGCATTGCAAAACTGAAAATTCAGATTTTAAAAATTTTATTTTCCCGGAAATAAATGTTGCAGAACTTATAAAAAATGATGTTGAACTGAATTAG